A region of Bacillus rossius redtenbacheri isolate Brsri chromosome 2, Brsri_v3, whole genome shotgun sequence DNA encodes the following proteins:
- the LOC134529602 gene encoding zinc finger X-linked protein ZXDB-like encodes MSSNPARCDPWGFSDSKKCYEDSGCNKSVYYMWDWQDGVKEDESPLSSHSSCSDSSPNGGNLQEAKRGRPRADYISNLIVEGSTSHSSIKCRYCKRVFPREKSLQAHLRTHTGERPYICDYPGCSKAFTQSGQLKTHQRLHTGEKPFICSIDGCGMRFTHANRRCPDHPQSYLRRSDDFVLRPVTLNPEQSKEVIRWLERYKHEREEKTPAKKKCKSKGIENNNTPESFVTKSKIRKILINEICRQENLCKSSSFSWHRSEALSSDVDSDGAGLSSPESWKCKPREYKLEQPKKRWLREASRDQSLWDDKQLAEPLVWSDKDDVANQTRPTVLMLANKEADQQICPSAENDDGLKWMGAMALMQLAKSKSEYYEFDKPPSNTSQPQYTQL; translated from the exons ATGTCATCTAACCCGGCTAGGTGTGACCCGTGGGGGTTTTCGGACTCTAAAAAGTGTTATGAAGATTCAGGGTGCAATAAGTCAGTGTATTATATGTGGGACTGGCAGGATGGTGTTAAAGAAGATGAAAGTCCTCTGTCCTCTCATTCTTCGTGCTCCGATTCGTCGCCTAACGGAGGGAATCTGCAAGAAGCAAAACGAGGCAGGCCAAGAGCTGATTATATTTCGAACTTAATAGTTGAAGGTTCTACGTCACATAGTTCCATCAAGTGTCGGTATTGCAAACGAGTGTTTCCACGAGAGAAATCTCTGCAAGCCCACCTTCGTACTCATACAG GGGAGCGACCGTATATTTGTGACTATCCTGGTTGCTCTAAGGCTTTCACTCAAAGTGGACAGCTTAAAACACACCAAAGGCTACATACGGGTGAGAAGCCATTCATTTGCTCCATAGATGG GTGTGGGATGCGTTTTACTCATGCTAATCGACGATGCCCTGACCACCCACAAAGCTATCTACGTCGCAGTGATGATTTTGTTTTGAGGCCGGTCACGTTAAATCCTGAACAGTCAAAGGAAGTCATACGTTGGCTAGAAAG GTACAAACATGAAAGAGAAGAAAAGacaccagcaaaaaaaaagtgtaagagCAAAGGAATTGAAAACAACAACACTCCTGAAAGTTTTGTTACCAAatcaaaaattcgaaaaattctTATAAATGAAATTTGTAGACAAGAAAACTTGTGCAAATCATCAAGTTTCAGTTGGCATCGCTCGGAGGCTCTGTCTTCTGACGTGGACTCGGATGGTGCAGGCTTATCATCACCAGAGTCATGGAAATGCAAGCCCAGAGAGTACAAACTCGAGCAACCCAAGAAGCGATGGCTGCGAGAAGCAAGTCGGGACCAATCCCTGTGGGACGACAAACAACTGGCTGAACCGTTGGTGTGGTCAGACAAAGATGATGTTGCCAACCAAACAAGACCTACTGTGCTAATGCTTGCCAACAAGGAAGCTGACCAACAGATATGCCCTTCTGCAGAAAATGATGATGGTTTGAAGTGGATGGGGGCTATGGCGTTGATGCAGCTAGCCAAATCAAAAAGTGAATATTATGAGTTTGACAAACCTCCGTCAAATACCTCACAACCACAATACACACagctttaa